A stretch of the Staphylococcus sp. NRL 16/872 genome encodes the following:
- the uvrC gene encoding excinuclease ABC subunit UvrC: MTDYKEKIRDKLSVVPFEPGCYLMKDRNDQVIYVGKAKRLRNRLRSYFTGAHDAKTTRLVAEIRNFEFIVTSSETESLLLELNLIKQYQPRYNILLKDDKSYPFIKITKEKHPRLIVTRTVKKGSGKYFGPYPNAYSAQETKKLLDRIYPFRKCDNMPDKLCLYYHIGQCMGPCVYDVDQQKYAQMTREISDFLNGEDKTILKNLETRMMDASENLDFERAKEYRDLIQHIHNLTKKQKIMSSDNTIRDVFGYSVSKGWMCIQVFFIRQGNMIQRDATMIPIQQTEEEEFYTFIGQFYSLNQHILPKEVHVPKNLDKDIIHSVVDTKIVQPARGTKKEMVDLASHNAEVALDNKFELIAKDESRTVKAIEELGERMGIQTPIRIEAFDNSNIQGVDPVSAMVTFVDGKPDKKGYRKYKIKTVQGPDDYKSMREVVRRRYTRVLNEGLPLPDLIIVDGGKGHMNGVIDVLENELGLDIPVAGLSKNDKHQTSELLYGTNAEIVPMKKNSQAFYLLHRIQDEVHRFAITFHRQTRQKTGLQSVLDTVDGIGSKRKTKLLRTFGSIKKMKEASVSDLQAAGLPEKVAKNLQQALKNN; this comes from the coding sequence ATGACAGACTACAAAGAAAAGATTAGAGATAAATTGAGTGTAGTTCCATTTGAACCGGGTTGTTATTTAATGAAAGATCGTAACGACCAAGTGATTTATGTAGGTAAAGCAAAGCGCCTTAGAAATCGATTACGCTCATATTTTACTGGTGCACATGATGCTAAGACGACACGCTTAGTCGCTGAAATAAGAAATTTTGAATTTATAGTTACATCGAGTGAAACAGAATCGCTTTTATTAGAATTGAACTTAATTAAACAATATCAACCCCGATATAATATTTTATTAAAAGATGATAAAAGTTACCCATTCATTAAAATTACTAAAGAAAAACATCCAAGACTCATTGTGACAAGAACTGTAAAAAAAGGATCAGGTAAGTATTTCGGGCCTTATCCAAATGCTTATTCTGCTCAAGAAACGAAAAAGTTATTAGATCGAATTTATCCATTTAGAAAATGTGACAACATGCCTGATAAATTGTGTTTATATTATCATATTGGCCAATGTATGGGCCCATGTGTTTATGATGTGGATCAACAAAAATACGCTCAAATGACACGTGAAATTAGTGATTTTCTAAATGGAGAAGATAAAACAATTTTAAAAAATTTAGAAACACGTATGATGGATGCGAGTGAGAATTTGGATTTTGAACGTGCAAAAGAATATAGAGATTTAATTCAACACATCCATAATCTAACTAAAAAACAAAAAATTATGTCTTCGGATAATACAATTCGAGACGTCTTTGGCTATAGCGTATCTAAAGGTTGGATGTGTATACAAGTGTTCTTCATTCGCCAAGGAAATATGATTCAACGCGATGCAACGATGATTCCAATACAACAAACAGAAGAAGAAGAATTTTATACGTTTATAGGCCAATTTTATAGTTTAAATCAACATATTTTACCTAAAGAAGTTCATGTTCCTAAAAATCTTGATAAAGATATTATCCATTCCGTTGTAGATACTAAAATTGTCCAACCGGCAAGGGGAACAAAAAAAGAAATGGTTGATTTAGCAAGCCATAATGCAGAAGTAGCTCTTGATAATAAATTTGAATTAATTGCTAAAGATGAGTCACGCACAGTGAAAGCTATTGAAGAATTAGGTGAACGTATGGGTATTCAAACGCCGATTCGTATTGAAGCTTTCGATAATTCAAATATTCAAGGGGTAGATCCAGTTTCAGCGATGGTTACCTTTGTGGATGGCAAACCTGATAAAAAAGGTTACCGTAAATATAAAATTAAGACTGTACAAGGCCCAGATGATTATAAATCAATGCGCGAAGTTGTGCGCCGTCGTTATACACGTGTATTGAACGAAGGCCTTCCTTTGCCAGACCTTATTATCGTCGATGGTGGTAAAGGACATATGAATGGCGTTATTGATGTTTTGGAAAATGAATTAGGCTTAGACATTCCAGTCGCTGGTTTAAGTAAAAATGACAAACACCAAACATCTGAATTACTTTATGGAACCAATGCCGAAATTGTGCCAATGAAGAAAAACAGTCAGGCGTTTTACTTATTACATCGTATTCAAGATGAAGTTCATCGATTTGCGATTACTTTCCATCGTCAAACTCGACAAAAAACTGGTTTGCAATCTGTACTTGACACAGTAGACGGTATTGGAAGTAAACGTAAAACTAAATTGTTGCGTACATTCGGTTCAATTAAGAAAATGAAAGAAGCGAGTGTAAGTGATCTACAAGCAGCAGGACTTCCAGAAAAGGTGGCTAAAAATTTACAACAAGCGTTAAAAAATAACTAA
- the trxA gene encoding thioredoxin — MAIVKVTDSNFDENIQSGVKLVDFWATWCGPCKMIAPVLEELAGDYDGKADILKLDVDENPSTAAKFEVMSIPTLIVFKDGEPVDKVVGFQPKENLAEVLDKHL; from the coding sequence ATGGCAATCGTAAAAGTAACGGATTCAAACTTTGATGAAAACATTCAATCAGGCGTTAAATTAGTAGACTTCTGGGCTACTTGGTGTGGACCTTGTAAAATGATTGCACCTGTATTAGAAGAATTAGCAGGTGACTATGATGGTAAAGCTGACATCTTAAAATTAGATGTAGATGAAAATCCTTCAACAGCTGCTAAATTTGAAGTAATGAGTATCCCAACTTTAATCGTATTTAAAGATGGTGAACCAGTCGATAAAGTAGTTGGTTTCCAACCTAAAGAAAACTTAGCTGAAGTATTAGATAAACATCTATAA
- a CDS encoding endonuclease MutS2, translating into MRQKTLDVLEFDKIKSFVASETVSDLGREKVSKMSPATDFETVEFQMNETDEISQIYNKHRMPSLSGLAKVSPLIHRATIGGVLNVSELKLIKRLIQVQNQFKTFYNQLLEEDEEVVKYPILNDKMNQLPVLSDLFQEINEKCDTYDLYDNASYELQGIRSKISSTNQRIRQNLDRIVKSQANQKKLSDAIITVRNDRNVIPVKAEYRQDFKGIVHDQSASGQTLYIEPSSIVEMNNQISRLRNDEAVERERILTELTGLVASDADGCLVAESVMGHIDFLTAKARYARSIKGTKPTFYKERTVYLPNAYHPLLNRETVVANTIEFIDDIETVIITGPNTGGKTVTLKTLGLIIVMAQSGLLIPTLDGSQLSVFENVYCDIGDEQSIEQSLSTFSSHMKNIVEILKETDKNSLVLFDELGAGTDPSEGAALAMSILDHVREIGSLVMATTHYPELKAYSYNREGVMNASVEFDVNTLSPTYKLLMGVPGRSNAFDISRKLGLKLNIINKAKTMIGTDEQEINSMIESLEKNSKRVDEQRIELDRLLREAKTTHDDLEQQYQQYKNYEQKLMDEAKERANQRVKSATKEADNILKELRDLRDKKGADVKEHELIDKKKQLDDQYEAKSIKQNVQKQKYDEIHAGDEVKVLSYGQKGEVLELVGDDEAVVQMGIIKMKLPIKDLEKTKKKKEKPVKMVTRQNRQTIKTELDLRGYRYEEAVGELDQYIDQAVLSNYEQVYIIHGKGTGALQKAVQNHLKKHKSVKSFRGGMPSEGGFGVTVAELK; encoded by the coding sequence ATGAGACAAAAAACATTAGACGTCTTAGAATTTGATAAAATTAAATCATTTGTTGCTTCTGAAACAGTGAGTGATTTAGGACGTGAAAAAGTGTCTAAGATGTCTCCAGCAACAGATTTTGAAACAGTAGAGTTTCAAATGAATGAAACAGATGAAATCTCACAAATTTATAATAAACATCGCATGCCTAGTTTAAGTGGGTTAGCCAAAGTATCGCCACTTATTCACCGTGCTACGATTGGTGGGGTACTGAATGTTTCTGAATTGAAATTGATTAAACGTTTAATTCAAGTTCAGAATCAATTTAAGACATTTTATAATCAATTACTTGAAGAAGATGAAGAAGTTGTTAAATATCCTATCTTGAATGATAAGATGAACCAGTTGCCAGTACTATCAGACCTTTTCCAAGAAATTAATGAGAAATGTGATACGTACGATTTATATGATAATGCAAGTTATGAATTACAAGGTATTCGAAGCAAGATTTCGAGCACAAACCAACGTATTCGACAGAATTTGGACCGTATTGTGAAGAGTCAGGCGAATCAGAAAAAGTTATCTGATGCGATTATTACTGTGCGTAATGACCGAAATGTTATTCCAGTTAAAGCAGAATATCGTCAAGATTTTAAAGGGATTGTGCATGATCAATCTGCTTCTGGTCAAACGTTATATATTGAGCCATCTTCAATAGTAGAAATGAATAATCAAATTAGTCGTTTGCGCAACGATGAAGCAGTAGAACGTGAGCGTATTTTAACAGAATTAACAGGATTAGTAGCTTCTGATGCGGATGGCTGTTTAGTAGCAGAATCTGTGATGGGACATATCGATTTCTTAACAGCAAAAGCACGTTACGCGCGTTCAATTAAAGGTACGAAACCTACATTTTATAAAGAAAGAACGGTTTATTTACCAAATGCTTATCATCCTTTATTAAATAGAGAAACTGTGGTAGCGAATACCATTGAATTTATTGATGATATTGAAACGGTGATTATTACAGGTCCTAACACAGGTGGTAAAACAGTCACACTTAAAACATTAGGTCTCATCATTGTCATGGCACAATCTGGTTTGCTGATTCCTACGTTGGATGGTAGCCAATTGAGTGTCTTTGAGAACGTTTATTGTGATATCGGGGACGAGCAATCTATCGAACAATCATTATCTACTTTTTCTTCTCACATGAAAAATATTGTTGAAATTTTGAAAGAGACAGATAAGAATAGCTTAGTTTTATTTGATGAATTAGGTGCAGGTACGGATCCTAGTGAAGGGGCAGCGCTTGCTATGAGTATTCTAGATCATGTCCGTGAGATTGGTTCTTTAGTAATGGCGACAACGCATTATCCAGAGCTTAAAGCTTATAGCTATAATCGTGAAGGTGTAATGAATGCTAGCGTTGAATTTGACGTAAATACATTGAGTCCTACCTATAAATTATTGATGGGCGTTCCTGGGCGTTCGAATGCTTTTGATATCTCTAGAAAATTAGGCCTCAAACTGAATATCATTAATAAAGCTAAAACAATGATTGGTACAGATGAACAAGAAATTAATTCAATGATAGAATCGCTTGAAAAGAATTCAAAGCGTGTAGACGAACAACGAATTGAATTAGACCGATTATTGAGAGAAGCTAAAACAACGCATGATGACCTTGAACAGCAGTATCAACAATATAAAAATTATGAACAAAAATTAATGGATGAGGCTAAAGAAAGGGCCAATCAACGTGTGAAATCAGCAACAAAAGAAGCAGACAACATCTTAAAAGAACTACGTGATTTGCGTGATAAAAAAGGCGCCGACGTTAAAGAACATGAATTAATTGATAAGAAAAAGCAATTAGATGATCAATATGAAGCCAAATCCATTAAACAAAATGTGCAAAAACAAAAATATGATGAAATTCATGCTGGAGATGAAGTGAAAGTTTTATCTTATGGTCAAAAAGGTGAGGTATTAGAACTTGTAGGTGATGATGAAGCCGTGGTCCAAATGGGTATTATTAAAATGAAATTACCTATTAAAGATTTAGAAAAAACGAAGAAGAAAAAAGAAAAGCCAGTTAAAATGGTCACACGTCAAAATCGTCAAACGATTAAAACAGAACTAGACTTAAGAGGATATCGTTATGAAGAAGCGGTTGGCGAGTTAGACCAATACATTGATCAAGCAGTGTTAAGCAACTATGAGCAAGTATATATTATTCATGGTAAAGGTACGGGTGCCTTACAAAAAGCCGTACAAAATCACTTGAAGAAACATAAAAGTGTTAAATCATTCCGAGGTGGTATGCCTAGCGAAGGTGGCTTTGGTGTCACAGTAGCTGAGCTCAAATAA
- the polX gene encoding DNA polymerase/3'-5' exonuclease PolX, with protein sequence MTKKDVIQLLEKIAIYMELNGENTFKVSAYRKAAQSLEIDERTLDEIEDVTKLKNIGKGVGDVINEFRTTGESSTLQELQQVVPEGLIPLMKIQGLGSKKIAKLYKELNITDKESLQTACENGKVSELSGFAKKTEQNILEAVKALGAKKDRYPIGLMRKLNQTISEYLETLEDVDKYSVAGSFRRYKEMSKDLDYIISTDHPDKVQQQLLEIPNKVKEVAVGQTKVSLELTYDDETVGVDFRLIEPAAYYHTLQHFTGSKDHNIRIRQLAKAQNEKVSEYGIEQQDGTLLQFQNEAEIYQHFGSEWIDPAMREDGSEFDKDLSNIITLDDINGDIHMHTTYSDGAFSIREMIEANIEKGYQFMAITDHSKSLRVANGLQVERLIRQNEEIKKLNEEYKEIDVYSGTEMDILPDGSLDYDNDVLAQLDYVIATIHQSFNQSEEEIMKRLENACRNPYVRHIAHPTGRIIGRRKGYEPNIEQLMKLAEETNTIMEINANPARLDLNAEIVRKYPNVKLTINTDAHHTDHLDFMKYGVATAQKGFVHKDRVINTMSREAFKDLVENNIKLKK encoded by the coding sequence GTGACTAAAAAAGATGTAATCCAATTATTAGAAAAAATAGCTATATATATGGAATTGAATGGAGAAAATACGTTTAAAGTTTCTGCGTATAGAAAAGCAGCTCAAAGTTTAGAAATTGATGAGCGTACGTTAGATGAGATTGAAGATGTAACAAAATTAAAAAATATTGGTAAAGGTGTAGGTGACGTTATCAATGAATTCCGTACTACGGGAGAATCATCTACCTTACAAGAACTTCAACAAGTTGTACCTGAAGGATTAATTCCATTAATGAAAATCCAAGGTTTAGGTAGTAAAAAAATAGCGAAATTGTACAAAGAACTGAATATTACAGATAAAGAGAGTCTACAAACAGCATGTGAAAATGGCAAAGTAAGTGAATTGAGCGGTTTTGCTAAAAAGACGGAGCAAAATATTTTAGAAGCTGTGAAAGCGTTAGGTGCTAAAAAAGATCGTTATCCAATTGGGTTAATGCGCAAATTAAATCAAACGATTAGTGAATATTTAGAGACTTTAGAAGACGTTGATAAATATTCTGTAGCTGGAAGCTTCCGTCGTTATAAAGAAATGAGTAAAGATTTAGATTATATTATCAGCACGGATCACCCTGATAAAGTACAACAACAATTATTAGAGATTCCGAATAAAGTTAAAGAAGTGGCTGTAGGGCAAACTAAAGTTTCTCTGGAATTAACATATGATGACGAAACAGTTGGGGTAGACTTTAGATTAATCGAACCTGCTGCTTACTACCATACATTACAACACTTCACTGGCTCTAAGGACCATAATATTCGCATTAGACAACTTGCTAAAGCGCAAAATGAAAAAGTCAGCGAATATGGCATTGAACAACAAGATGGCACGCTTCTACAATTCCAAAATGAAGCGGAGATTTACCAACACTTTGGTAGTGAATGGATAGATCCAGCAATGCGCGAAGATGGCAGTGAATTCGATAAAGATTTAAGCAATATCATTACATTAGACGATATTAATGGCGATATTCATATGCATACGACATATAGTGATGGTGCTTTTTCAATTCGAGAAATGATCGAAGCCAATATTGAAAAGGGATACCAGTTTATGGCGATTACGGACCATTCTAAAAGTTTGAGAGTGGCGAATGGTTTACAAGTAGAAAGATTAATACGTCAAAATGAAGAAATTAAAAAACTGAATGAAGAATATAAAGAAATCGATGTCTATTCAGGAACAGAAATGGACATTCTACCAGATGGTTCATTAGATTATGATAATGACGTTTTAGCGCAATTAGATTACGTGATTGCAACAATTCATCAAAGTTTTAATCAGTCTGAAGAAGAAATTATGAAGCGATTAGAAAATGCATGTCGTAATCCTTATGTCAGACATATTGCTCATCCTACAGGTCGAATTATAGGGAGACGTAAAGGTTATGAGCCAAATATAGAACAGTTGATGAAGTTGGCGGAAGAAACTAATACTATTATGGAAATTAATGCTAACCCCGCTCGTTTAGATTTAAATGCGGAGATAGTTAGAAAATATCCAAACGTTAAATTAACAATTAATACGGATGCGCATCATACTGATCACTTAGACTTTATGAAATATGGTGTAGCAACTGCCCAGAAAGGTTTCGTCCATAAAGATAGAGTCATTAATACAATGTCTAGGGAAGCATTTAAAGATTTAGTAGAAAATAATATAAAATTGAAGAAATAG
- a CDS encoding CvpA family protein has protein sequence MLIDVIVVLIIIYYIVMGFRRGIWLSSLHLLASIVSLIIAHQFYRSIAKQLIVFLPFPKTIAYDTSFAFHFNDLQQRFDTIFAFILIMFTSKLLLYLIIVTFDNIVTYQNIALISRVLGCMLSPVLAIILLQIALYIVALYPVDWLQQSLSHSILGSGILFHTPWLSSYILNL, from the coding sequence ATGCTTATAGATGTTATTGTTGTACTTATCATCATTTACTATATTGTAATGGGGTTTAGAAGAGGTATTTGGCTTAGTAGTTTACACTTATTAGCGTCGATTGTTTCATTAATTATTGCGCATCAATTTTATCGTTCTATTGCTAAACAGTTAATTGTTTTTTTACCTTTCCCAAAAACAATCGCTTACGATACTTCATTTGCATTTCATTTTAATGACTTACAACAGCGCTTTGATACCATTTTCGCTTTTATTTTAATTATGTTTACTAGCAAGTTGCTTTTATATCTTATTATTGTAACTTTTGATAATATAGTGACGTATCAAAATATTGCGCTAATAAGTAGAGTGTTAGGGTGTATGCTTAGCCCTGTATTAGCTATTATTTTACTACAAATAGCACTTTACATAGTCGCATTATATCCAGTGGACTGGTTACAACAAAGTTTATCGCATTCAATATTAGGAAGTGGCATTTTATTTCATACGCCTTGGTTATCATCCTATATTTTAAACTTATAA
- the zapA gene encoding cell division protein ZapA, whose product MGEFKNRINVSINDQNYTIIGEDSPEHIRYVAHLVDEKLKEMGRKSSGLDTTRKSILTAVNIMHEKVQLEEENRKLRQEIQQLKHRED is encoded by the coding sequence ATGGGAGAGTTTAAGAACCGTATCAATGTTTCAATTAATGATCAGAATTATACTATTATCGGTGAAGATAGCCCGGAACATATTCGTTACGTGGCTCACTTAGTTGATGAAAAGTTAAAAGAGATGGGTCGTAAATCATCTGGATTAGATACTACAAGAAAGTCTATTTTAACAGCAGTGAATATTATGCATGAAAAAGTTCAACTAGAAGAGGAAAATCGTAAGCTCCGTCAAGAAATTCAACAATTAAAACATCGAGAAGATTAA
- the rnhC gene encoding ribonuclease HIII, giving the protein MANVVHKLTEQEIQQLMQQVSFETSQLPNGMKARTKYKQTTINIYNSGKVMFQGKQAETVAQQLLPSHSASANATTSKAKQTSTMTISYNQYNCIGSDEAGSGDYFGPLTVCAAYVSKEHVQILKTLGVDDSKKLTDPKIVELAEQLITFLPHSLLTLDNIKYNERQALGWSQVKIKAVLHNEAIKNVTQKISTDALEYIVIDQFAERGVYQRYALSALPFPEKTQFETKGESKSLAIAAASIISRYAFVKHMDHIAKTMRCDIPKGASNKVDLVAARIIEQHGIAKLDSISKKHFKNREKAQNLVTKKYN; this is encoded by the coding sequence ATGGCTAATGTCGTCCATAAACTAACAGAACAAGAGATTCAACAATTGATGCAACAAGTATCATTTGAAACCTCTCAATTACCAAACGGTATGAAAGCTCGTACTAAATATAAGCAAACAACGATTAATATATATAACTCTGGAAAAGTCATGTTTCAAGGTAAACAGGCAGAAACAGTAGCACAACAACTATTACCTAGTCATAGCGCTAGTGCAAATGCAACTACGTCTAAGGCTAAGCAAACTTCAACGATGACTATATCTTACAATCAGTATAACTGCATCGGGAGTGATGAAGCAGGGAGTGGTGATTACTTTGGACCACTTACTGTATGTGCTGCTTACGTTTCAAAAGAGCATGTACAAATTTTAAAAACATTAGGTGTCGATGACTCGAAAAAATTAACCGATCCTAAAATTGTAGAATTAGCAGAACAACTCATTACTTTCTTACCCCATTCTTTATTAACGCTAGATAATATTAAATATAATGAAAGACAAGCTTTAGGTTGGTCTCAAGTTAAGATAAAAGCTGTGTTACATAATGAAGCGATTAAAAATGTGACACAAAAAATTTCTACAGATGCATTAGAATATATTGTGATTGATCAGTTTGCAGAACGTGGTGTATATCAACGTTATGCCTTAAGTGCCCTACCTTTTCCAGAAAAAACGCAATTCGAAACTAAAGGCGAATCAAAGTCATTAGCTATCGCTGCAGCAAGCATTATCTCAAGATACGCATTTGTGAAGCATATGGATCATATCGCTAAAACAATGCGCTGCGACATTCCAAAAGGCGCTAGCAATAAAGTAGATTTAGTAGCCGCTCGTATTATTGAACAACACGGCATTGCTAAATTAGATAGTATTTCTAAAAAACATTTCAAAAACCGAGAAAAAGCACAAAATCTAGTTACTAAAAAATATAATTAA
- the pheT gene encoding phenylalanine--tRNA ligase subunit beta: MLISNEWLKDYVDAGVSVEDLAERITRTGIEVDDIIDYTKDIKNLVVGYVQSKEKHPDADKLNICQVDIGEEEAVQIVCGAPNVDAGQHVIVAKVGGRLPGGIKIKRAKLRGERSEGMICSLQEIGISSNVVPKAYENGIFVFPTEVEPGTDALTALYLNDQVMEFDLTPNRADALSMVGTAYEVAALYQTEMTKPATQSNETSESASNELSVTIDNPEKVPYYSARVVKNVTIAPSPIWMQARLIKAGIRPINNVVDISNYVLLEYGQPLHMFDQDHIGSKEIVVRQAKDKETMATLDNTERTLVDTDIVISNGQEPIALAGVMGGDFSEVTEQTTNVVVEGAIFDPVSIRHTSRRLNLRSESSSRFEKGIATEFVDEAVDRACYLLQTYASGEVLQDRVASGDLGSFVTPIDITAEKVNKTIGFDLSSDEIKAIFEQLGFETEQNGETLTVNVPSRRKDITIKEDLIEEVARIYGYDEIPSSLPVFGEVTSGELTDRQHKTRTVKETLEGAGLNQAITYSLVSKDHAKDFSLQERPTISLLMPMSEAHSTLRQSLLPHLIEAVAYNVARKNKDVRLYEVGRVFFGNGEGELPDEVEYLSGILTGEYVVNTWQGKKEEIDFFIAKGVVDRVAEKLNLEFSYKAGEINGLHPGRTAIISLEGKEIGFIGELHPQVAADNDLKRTYVFELNYDAIMQVAVGYINYEPIPRFPGVTRDIALEVNSDVPSSELKQIIHDNGEDILQSTLVFDVYEGEHLEEGKKSVAIRLNYLDTEDTLTDERVSKVHDKILEALQAQGATIR; encoded by the coding sequence ATGTTGATTTCAAATGAATGGTTAAAAGATTACGTAGACGCTGGCGTTTCAGTAGAAGACTTAGCAGAACGTATTACACGTACAGGTATTGAAGTAGATGATATTATCGATTACACGAAAGATATTAAAAATTTAGTAGTAGGTTATGTTCAATCTAAAGAGAAACATCCTGACGCTGATAAATTAAATATTTGCCAAGTAGACATTGGTGAAGAAGAAGCAGTTCAAATCGTTTGTGGTGCACCTAATGTAGATGCTGGCCAACATGTAATTGTTGCCAAAGTAGGCGGTCGTTTACCAGGCGGTATCAAGATTAAACGCGCCAAATTACGCGGTGAACGTTCAGAAGGTATGATTTGTTCATTACAAGAAATTGGTATTTCAAGTAATGTCGTACCTAAAGCTTACGAGAACGGTATCTTTGTCTTCCCGACTGAAGTTGAGCCAGGCACAGATGCGCTAACAGCCCTTTATTTAAACGATCAAGTAATGGAATTTGATTTAACACCAAACCGCGCGGACGCATTAAGTATGGTAGGTACTGCTTATGAAGTAGCAGCTTTATATCAAACTGAAATGACGAAACCAGCAACTCAAAGTAACGAAACTTCAGAATCTGCATCAAATGAATTATCAGTGACTATTGATAATCCTGAAAAGGTTCCATACTACAGCGCACGAGTTGTTAAAAACGTTACAATTGCGCCATCTCCAATTTGGATGCAAGCCCGTTTAATTAAAGCAGGTATTCGCCCAATTAATAATGTCGTTGATATTTCAAACTATGTATTATTAGAATACGGTCAACCATTACACATGTTCGACCAAGACCATATTGGTTCTAAAGAAATTGTTGTACGTCAAGCTAAAGATAAAGAAACAATGGCGACATTAGATAATACTGAGCGTACGTTAGTGGATACTGATATCGTGATTTCAAATGGTCAAGAACCTATCGCATTAGCTGGCGTAATGGGTGGAGACTTTTCAGAAGTAACTGAACAAACTACTAACGTGGTTGTAGAAGGTGCCATTTTTGACCCAGTATCAATCCGTCATACATCACGTCGATTAAATTTACGTAGTGAATCTTCTAGCCGTTTTGAAAAGGGTATCGCGACAGAATTCGTCGATGAAGCGGTAGACAGAGCATGTTACTTATTACAAACATATGCATCTGGTGAAGTGCTACAAGATAGAGTAGCTTCAGGAGATTTAGGTTCATTTGTTACACCAATTGATATTACTGCTGAAAAAGTAAACAAAACAATTGGTTTTGATTTATCAAGTGATGAAATTAAAGCTATCTTTGAACAATTAGGCTTTGAAACAGAACAAAATGGCGAAACATTAACAGTTAATGTACCATCACGCCGTAAAGATATTACGATTAAAGAAGACTTAATTGAAGAAGTCGCACGTATTTATGGTTACGATGAAATTCCTTCATCATTACCAGTGTTCGGCGAAGTGACAAGTGGGGAATTAACTGATCGCCAACATAAAACACGTACAGTTAAAGAAACACTTGAAGGTGCTGGATTGAACCAAGCAATTACGTATTCATTAGTCTCTAAAGACCATGCGAAAGATTTCTCATTACAAGAACGTCCAACGATTAGTTTATTAATGCCAATGAGTGAAGCACATTCTACATTACGTCAAAGCTTATTACCGCATTTAATTGAAGCGGTGGCTTACAATGTTGCACGTAAAAACAAAGACGTTAGATTATATGAAGTAGGTCGTGTCTTCTTTGGCAATGGCGAAGGCGAACTTCCTGATGAGGTAGAATACTTAAGTGGTATTTTAACTGGCGAATATGTAGTGAATACTTGGCAAGGTAAAAAAGAAGAAATTGACTTCTTTATTGCAAAAGGTGTAGTGGATCGTGTAGCTGAAAAACTGAACTTAGAATTTAGTTATAAAGCTGGCGAAATTAATGGTTTACACCCAGGGCGTACGGCGATAATTTCATTAGAAGGAAAAGAAATCGGCTTTATTGGTGAATTACATCCTCAAGTTGCAGCAGATAATGATTTAAAACGTACGTATGTGTTTGAATTAAATTATGATGCGATTATGCAAGTGGCGGTAGGTTACATCAATTATGAACCTATTCCTAGATTCCCTGGCGTAACACGTGATATTGCACTGGAAGTAAATAGTGATGTGCCTTCATCAGAATTGAAACAAATTATTCATGACAATGGTGAAGATATTCTTCAAAGTACATTAGTATTTGATGTTTACGAAGGTGAACATTTAGAAGAAGGTAAAAAATCAGTTGCTATTCGATTGAATTATTTAGATACTGAAGATACATTAACAGACGAACGTGTATCAAAAGTTCACGATAAGATTTTAGAAGCATTACAAGCACAAGGTGCTACAATTAGATAA